One genomic region from Rhodococcus sp. SBT000017 encodes:
- a CDS encoding DUF2231 domain-containing protein, producing the protein MTLKQALDSLESASFLDGAGNAINDVLEPALDDSTVGSALRGRWIGHPIHPALVNVTIGSWTSAVALDLLNHQSRASKLVISVGLVSAPAAIATGWADWSTMNTRQRRVGMIHAASNATGVFLFLGSYLRRRKQTDGIAKALAAAGLATASVGGLIGGHLAYSSTEQEPTPAGKHSLLR; encoded by the coding sequence ATGACACTCAAGCAAGCACTCGACAGCCTCGAATCGGCATCGTTCCTCGACGGAGCCGGCAACGCCATCAACGACGTCCTCGAGCCCGCACTCGACGACAGCACCGTCGGTAGCGCGCTCCGGGGACGGTGGATCGGACACCCCATCCACCCGGCTCTCGTCAACGTCACCATCGGTAGCTGGACCAGCGCCGTTGCCCTCGACCTACTCAATCACCAATCGAGGGCCAGCAAGCTCGTCATCTCCGTCGGGCTCGTGTCCGCGCCGGCGGCCATCGCCACCGGATGGGCCGACTGGTCGACGATGAACACCCGCCAGCGACGCGTCGGGATGATCCACGCGGCCTCCAACGCGACCGGCGTCTTCCTCTTCCTCGGCTCCTACCTACGGCGTCGGAAGCAGACCGATGGCATCGCCAAGGCCCTGGCTGCTGCCGGTCTGGCAACAGCAAGCGTCGGCGGCCTCATCGGAGGCCACCTCGCCTACAGCTCGACCGAGCAGGAACCGACTCCAGCAGGAAAGCACAGCCTTCTCCGCTAG
- a CDS encoding excinuclease ABC subunit UvrA, with product MTQAQPTTPAQPFIDELSTILVRGARENNLRDVNLDLPKRSLVVFAGVSGSGKSSLVFDTIAAEAQRQINSTFTAFAQTFLPSYGRPDADLIANLSAVVIVDQKRLFGGPRSTVGTITDIGDWLRMLWSRGVTPTIGFANAFSFNDPAGMCLECEGLGEAKVVDLAELVDESKSLREGPFKHPDFEVGKWPYRVFADSGLFDLDVPIDQYSARERHIFFDAKPGEVDVLNPDAVMKSYEGIVSRFRRSYLAKDADALKGKAKLAFERIVTRGVCESCGGSRYNETIRGATLEGLSLPDAFAMQVSELADRIDGWQINGLGTVTAEIVTQLRRLVDLGLGYLSLDRATSSLSGGESQRIKMVRHLGATLNDMLYVFDEPTTGLHPRDVHRLDDMLLALRDKGNTVLVVEHDPEVMAIADRIVEIGPGAGKAGGTVVFEGTYDELRSADTRTGATLRREGVELRTPRAASGWLSITGASTHNLRDVSVDVPLGVLTAVTGVAGSGKSSLIHGHLRDAAPDAVIIDQAPIRGSRRSSPATYTGLLDPIRAYFAKKTGQPPSLFSPNSDGACPDCQGSGVIFTDLGFTDPVTSTCETCQGRRFRSGAIRHTVDGISIADIFEMSVEDAQDFFEVKKIRDILRRCRDVGLGYLSLGQNLSSLSGGERQRLKLATELVGSSPVLVLDEPTTGLHPSDVSNLIALLSGMVDEGRSVIVIEHNLDVIAAADWVIDLGPDGGHNGGLITFTGTVDELVVSDTHTGTYLARSLGR from the coding sequence ATGACCCAGGCCCAGCCGACGACACCAGCTCAGCCATTTATCGACGAACTGTCCACCATCCTCGTTCGCGGAGCACGCGAGAACAATCTTCGCGACGTGAACCTCGACCTACCCAAGCGTTCGCTCGTCGTGTTCGCGGGCGTCTCCGGGTCGGGGAAGTCATCACTCGTCTTCGACACCATCGCAGCCGAAGCTCAACGGCAGATCAACTCCACGTTCACCGCGTTCGCGCAGACATTTCTTCCGTCCTACGGTCGCCCCGACGCCGATCTGATCGCCAACCTGTCGGCCGTCGTGATCGTCGACCAGAAGCGACTGTTCGGTGGCCCGCGGTCGACGGTCGGCACCATCACCGACATCGGCGACTGGCTGCGCATGCTCTGGTCCCGCGGCGTCACCCCGACGATCGGGTTCGCGAACGCGTTCTCGTTCAACGACCCGGCCGGCATGTGCCTCGAGTGCGAGGGGCTCGGCGAGGCGAAGGTCGTGGACCTCGCAGAACTGGTGGACGAGTCGAAGTCCCTGCGCGAGGGGCCGTTCAAGCATCCGGACTTCGAGGTCGGCAAATGGCCGTATCGGGTGTTCGCCGACTCGGGCCTGTTCGATCTCGACGTCCCGATCGATCAGTACTCCGCCCGCGAGCGCCACATCTTCTTCGACGCCAAGCCCGGCGAGGTCGACGTGCTGAATCCCGACGCCGTCATGAAAAGCTACGAAGGGATCGTCTCCCGGTTCCGGCGCAGCTACCTGGCGAAGGACGCCGATGCCCTCAAGGGCAAGGCCAAGCTCGCGTTCGAGCGCATCGTCACGCGCGGCGTCTGCGAGTCCTGCGGCGGCTCCCGCTACAACGAGACCATCCGCGGTGCCACCCTCGAGGGCCTGTCTCTGCCCGACGCGTTCGCGATGCAGGTGTCCGAACTCGCCGATCGTATCGACGGGTGGCAGATCAACGGCCTGGGTACCGTCACCGCCGAAATCGTCACGCAGCTGCGAAGACTCGTCGATCTCGGTCTCGGCTACCTCAGCCTGGACCGAGCGACGTCGTCGCTGTCGGGCGGTGAATCGCAGCGCATCAAGATGGTGCGGCACCTGGGAGCCACCCTCAACGACATGCTCTACGTCTTCGACGAACCGACGACAGGCCTCCACCCCCGCGACGTCCACCGTCTCGACGACATGTTGCTCGCGCTGCGCGACAAGGGCAACACCGTCCTCGTCGTCGAGCACGACCCCGAGGTCATGGCCATAGCCGACCGCATCGTCGAGATCGGTCCCGGCGCGGGAAAGGCCGGTGGCACGGTGGTATTCGAGGGAACCTACGACGAACTACGCAGCGCCGACACCAGGACGGGTGCCACGTTGCGGCGCGAGGGCGTCGAATTACGCACTCCCCGTGCCGCTTCGGGCTGGTTGAGCATCACCGGAGCGAGTACGCACAACCTGCGTGATGTCAGCGTCGACGTTCCGCTCGGAGTGTTGACCGCCGTCACCGGCGTCGCCGGTTCCGGCAAGTCGAGCCTCATCCACGGCCATCTCCGTGACGCCGCGCCGGACGCCGTCATCATCGACCAGGCACCCATCCGCGGATCGCGCCGCTCCTCCCCCGCGACCTACACCGGTCTGCTCGATCCGATCCGCGCCTACTTCGCCAAGAAGACCGGGCAACCGCCGTCGCTGTTCTCGCCCAACTCCGACGGCGCGTGCCCCGACTGCCAGGGCAGCGGCGTCATCTTCACCGACCTCGGATTCACCGACCCGGTGACGAGCACCTGTGAGACGTGCCAGGGCAGGCGGTTTCGGTCGGGCGCGATCCGGCACACCGTCGACGGCATCAGCATCGCCGACATCTTCGAGATGTCCGTCGAGGACGCGCAGGACTTCTTCGAGGTCAAGAAGATCCGCGACATCCTCCGCCGGTGCCGGGACGTCGGGCTCGGCTACCTCTCTCTCGGCCAGAACCTCTCGTCGCTCTCCGGCGGCGAGCGTCAACGGCTCAAGCTCGCCACCGAACTGGTCGGGTCGTCCCCGGTGCTGGTTCTCGACGAGCCGACGACCGGTCTGCACCCGTCGGACGTGTCGAACCTGATCGCGTTGCTGTCCGGGATGGTCGACGAGGGCAGGTCGGTGATCGTGATCGAGCACAACCTCGACGTCATCGCCGCTGCCGACTGGGTCATCGACCTCGGCCCCGACGGCGGACACAACGGCGGTCTGATCACCTTCACCGGAACCGTCGACGAGTTGGTGGTCTCCGACACCCACACCGGCACGTACCTGGCACGGAGCCTGGGTCGCTGA
- a CDS encoding ABC transporter substrate-binding protein gives MISAGFAVIALVATGCGSTTTGSPPTTTSAMASSGEFPRTIASGSDGGTVTIDAMPRSIVSLSPTATETLYAVGAGEQVAAVDDQSDYPADAPKTGLSAFTPSLEAIVAYDPDLVITSTDLGLVTSTLAEAGIPTLLVPAATSLDDAYSQIERVADATGHDADGDAAVAQMRSRIDAAVASVPDRDRPLTYFHELDDTLYTVSSASFVGQIYGLFGLTSIADGSGAGDYPQLSAESVITADPDIVFLADAQCCGVTAESVAARPGWGSMTAVRDGRIFPMDEDLSSRWGPRIADQVEAVAAVVQQIPE, from the coding sequence ATGATCTCAGCCGGGTTCGCGGTCATCGCGCTGGTCGCAACCGGATGCGGCAGCACGACCACGGGCTCCCCGCCGACTACCACCTCGGCCATGGCGTCGAGCGGGGAGTTCCCGAGGACGATCGCGTCGGGCTCGGACGGCGGGACCGTCACCATCGACGCGATGCCTCGTTCGATCGTCTCCCTGAGCCCGACGGCGACGGAGACCCTGTATGCCGTCGGGGCAGGTGAGCAGGTGGCGGCCGTCGATGATCAGTCGGACTATCCCGCCGACGCTCCGAAGACCGGGCTGTCGGCGTTCACGCCGAGCCTCGAGGCGATCGTCGCCTACGACCCTGATCTGGTGATCACCTCCACCGACCTCGGCCTGGTGACGTCCACTCTGGCCGAGGCCGGCATTCCGACGCTGCTGGTCCCGGCCGCGACGAGCCTCGACGACGCGTACTCCCAGATCGAGCGCGTCGCGGACGCGACCGGGCACGACGCGGACGGCGACGCAGCGGTCGCGCAGATGCGGTCCCGGATCGACGCTGCCGTGGCGAGCGTTCCGGATCGTGATCGGCCGCTGACGTACTTCCACGAACTCGACGACACGTTGTACACGGTGTCGAGCGCGAGCTTCGTCGGCCAGATCTACGGTCTGTTCGGCCTGACGAGCATCGCCGACGGCTCCGGCGCAGGCGACTACCCACAACTGTCCGCCGAATCGGTGATCACCGCGGATCCCGATATCGTCTTCCTCGCCGACGCCCAATGCTGTGGCGTCACAGCCGAATCGGTCGCAGCTCGGCCAGGGTGGGGTTCTATGACAGCCGTCCGAGACGGCAGGATCTTCCCGATGGACGAGGACCTGTCGAGTCGGTGGGGACCACGCATCGCGGATCAGGTGGAAGCCGTCGCCGCCGTGGTGCAGCAGATTCCCGAGTAG
- a CDS encoding LpqN/LpqT family lipoprotein → MTVREKSIGAFLQQQGVELVPAHRAECDRFGLELPVLPDWDVVPEHLFPHATAVLCSPTDAVDGFVPNAVVLVGKLSRSVHPESLLEYGFGDSRALPGWVEIGHDRDPFRGLPAVSTAGRYDCDGRLLFARTRYVVVHHIVDQYLVQVTVTVPDSLRQKLSCAADEFIDGVRIGQG, encoded by the coding sequence GTGACGGTTCGAGAGAAATCGATAGGGGCGTTTCTTCAGCAACAGGGTGTCGAACTCGTTCCGGCGCACCGCGCCGAATGCGACAGGTTCGGGCTCGAGCTCCCGGTGCTACCGGACTGGGACGTCGTTCCCGAGCACCTGTTCCCGCACGCCACCGCGGTGCTGTGCTCGCCGACCGACGCAGTCGATGGATTCGTTCCGAACGCGGTGGTTCTGGTCGGCAAGCTCAGTCGATCTGTTCATCCGGAATCGTTGCTGGAGTATGGGTTCGGAGACTCCAGGGCTCTTCCCGGCTGGGTCGAGATCGGTCACGACCGAGACCCGTTCCGTGGTCTGCCGGCGGTCTCGACCGCGGGCCGCTACGACTGCGACGGACGGTTGCTCTTCGCCCGCACCCGGTACGTCGTCGTCCACCACATCGTCGATCAGTATCTGGTTCAGGTGACGGTCACCGTGCCGGATTCGCTTCGGCAGAAATTATCCTGCGCTGCAGACGAATTCATCGACGGGGTACGCATCGGGCAGGGGTGA
- a CDS encoding WXG100 family type VII secretion target — MTPTVPHVAGWEPESMRKTMIELSEIVERVNGQRTGVLEEQDTLAETWTGEAADAAAERVVTECSRMGTVCGEIESLGMAFESAAGMVDAAKAHLQAQVSAATTSGFAVRADGVVDPEGMIALIPDSLGEEKVRQADELRAAAAQLTRDIQGALLQAERAAVDAAQQLAEPTKLLTELALGSPTGKFVENPDGSFSWIPDWPTTAAATVIGGMSDVTKRALELPGISSVDDVAKNIGRGLGAFGAVAGTIPSIAHDIDEGVSPTEAIAVNTASTAAGLAAASYVTGALAGLGGAAGSVFPGPGTVAGAAAGVALGALVGGSVSHGVSKVFEWTLR; from the coding sequence GTGACCCCGACGGTCCCGCACGTCGCGGGGTGGGAGCCGGAGTCGATGCGTAAGACGATGATCGAACTGTCGGAGATCGTCGAGCGCGTCAACGGCCAACGCACCGGAGTGCTGGAGGAGCAAGACACGTTGGCCGAGACGTGGACCGGCGAAGCAGCCGACGCCGCAGCCGAACGTGTGGTGACCGAATGCTCCCGGATGGGCACGGTATGCGGTGAGATCGAGTCGCTCGGCATGGCATTCGAGAGCGCCGCCGGAATGGTCGACGCCGCCAAGGCGCACCTGCAGGCGCAGGTGTCCGCAGCAACGACGAGCGGGTTCGCCGTACGGGCCGACGGCGTGGTGGATCCCGAGGGGATGATTGCGCTGATTCCCGACAGCCTCGGCGAGGAGAAGGTACGCCAGGCGGACGAACTTCGCGCTGCTGCAGCCCAATTGACGCGGGACATCCAGGGGGCGTTGTTGCAGGCCGAGCGCGCTGCGGTCGACGCTGCGCAGCAGTTGGCCGAACCCACGAAGCTGTTGACCGAGTTGGCGCTCGGCAGTCCGACCGGCAAGTTCGTCGAGAACCCGGACGGATCGTTCTCATGGATCCCGGACTGGCCGACGACCGCAGCTGCGACGGTGATCGGAGGCATGAGCGACGTCACGAAGAGGGCGCTGGAATTGCCCGGTATCAGTTCCGTGGACGACGTCGCCAAGAACATCGGCCGAGGACTCGGGGCGTTCGGTGCGGTCGCCGGAACGATTCCCTCGATTGCACACGACATCGATGAGGGGGTGAGCCCCACCGAGGCGATTGCGGTCAATACGGCGAGTACCGCCGCCGGCCTCGCAGCTGCGAGCTACGTGACCGGCGCCCTTGCGGGACTCGGTGGTGCCGCGGGTTCGGTGTTTCCCGGGCCGGGCACGGTGGCCGGTGCTGCCGCAGGCGTCGCGTTGGGTGCCTTGGTCGGGGGTTCCGTCAGCCACGGCGTATCGAAGGTCTTCGAATGGACGCTGCGATGA
- a CDS encoding type VII secretion target — MTVNVDPAILRQFSNVLSATGGVIREVDALAPFRASENALQGSDFHAACAAAAAAAAGAVAALAGRAECIAGIARGVAQNYEIADDELARRLAAMDQPK, encoded by the coding sequence ATGACAGTGAACGTGGATCCAGCGATCCTGCGGCAGTTCTCGAATGTGTTGTCGGCAACTGGCGGGGTGATCCGTGAGGTGGATGCTCTTGCTCCGTTCCGTGCGTCGGAGAATGCGTTGCAGGGTAGTGACTTTCACGCAGCATGTGCGGCGGCGGCAGCAGCAGCGGCCGGAGCAGTTGCGGCACTGGCCGGGCGAGCCGAATGTATCGCAGGCATCGCCCGCGGCGTCGCGCAGAACTACGAGATCGCCGACGACGAACTCGCCCGCCGCCTCGCTGCGATGGACCAGCCGAAGTGA
- a CDS encoding XdhC family protein produces the protein MLDFAATLHDWFISGRPFGVATVVATSGSAVREVGAVMAVDAGGGALGGVSGGCVEGAVFDAAVSAATGGFVDRLRFGVAADDPFAIGLTCGGTIEVVVDRVDRNSRPHYGQLLERIMSRSSVAEVTVASGAAGGHLVVTADDSFGSIGHPLLDAGATELARVMLADGSSGLREIDAVEVFVRSFPAPPLLIVFGALDLADSVARAAAIVGYRTVVCDARPIFATAERFPHADEVVVAWPHEYLTAQWGKGSIGGSTALCVLTHDEKFDVPLLDVAVRTPAGYIGVLGSRRTHEDRRRRLLARGVDADSLARLASPVGLDLGGRSPGGTALSIVAEMVAVSNGRSGGRLRDGTGSLHGREDGALRSAPGIGASVAGTTPDGASTCPTL, from the coding sequence ATGCTCGACTTCGCCGCCACACTCCACGACTGGTTCATCAGCGGACGGCCGTTCGGTGTGGCCACCGTCGTGGCAACCTCCGGCAGTGCGGTCCGAGAGGTGGGTGCCGTCATGGCCGTCGACGCCGGCGGCGGAGCACTCGGAGGTGTATCCGGCGGATGCGTCGAAGGTGCAGTGTTCGACGCTGCGGTGTCGGCGGCGACGGGTGGATTCGTTGATCGGCTTCGATTCGGCGTCGCGGCAGATGACCCGTTCGCCATCGGGCTCACCTGCGGCGGCACCATCGAGGTCGTGGTGGACCGAGTCGATCGGAACAGCCGCCCGCACTACGGACAGCTGTTGGAGCGAATCATGTCGCGATCTTCGGTTGCCGAAGTGACCGTCGCCTCCGGTGCTGCGGGCGGTCACCTCGTGGTGACGGCCGACGATTCGTTCGGCTCCATCGGCCACCCGCTTCTCGACGCTGGAGCCACCGAGCTCGCTCGGGTCATGTTGGCGGACGGATCGAGCGGACTTCGTGAGATCGACGCCGTCGAGGTCTTCGTGCGATCGTTCCCGGCTCCGCCGCTACTGATCGTCTTCGGCGCGCTCGACCTCGCCGACTCCGTCGCCCGGGCAGCCGCGATCGTGGGATACCGCACCGTGGTGTGCGACGCTCGGCCGATCTTCGCTACGGCCGAACGCTTTCCACACGCCGACGAGGTCGTGGTGGCCTGGCCGCACGAGTATCTGACGGCTCAGTGGGGCAAGGGATCGATCGGCGGCTCCACCGCACTGTGTGTACTGACGCACGATGAGAAGTTCGATGTCCCGCTGCTCGACGTCGCGGTACGCACCCCGGCCGGCTACATCGGCGTGCTGGGGAGCCGTCGAACACACGAGGATCGCCGTCGCCGACTCCTTGCACGCGGGGTCGACGCGGATTCTTTGGCGCGGTTGGCCTCGCCCGTGGGTCTGGATCTCGGTGGGCGTAGCCCCGGAGGGACCGCGTTGTCGATCGTGGCCGAAATGGTCGCGGTATCGAACGGGCGCTCCGGCGGACGGTTGCGCGACGGCACGGGATCGCTGCACGGCCGTGAGGACGGTGCCCTCCGCAGCGCCCCGGGGATCGGTGCGTCGGTCGCAGGCACTACGCCCGACGGTGCCAGCACTTGTCCGACGCTGTAG
- a CDS encoding SRPBCC family protein: MILTNTLDIDASAEDVFRLINDVEKVATCVPGAAITGKDGETYLGGVKVKVGPISASYAGTIRFLEVDAETRTLTLEAKGADSHGNGDAEAQVDLAVESIGDRSRLTLNTDLVISGKIVSFGKGAIVAVSNKVLQQFAVNLGALLSGSATAESTPPSAVKAAVPSPMDGELNAMSLMPEPVRKYAPIAGIFLAGMVEGWLVSRAFGRR; this comes from the coding sequence GTGATACTGACCAATACACTCGACATCGACGCGTCCGCCGAGGACGTGTTCCGATTGATCAACGACGTCGAGAAGGTGGCGACGTGCGTACCGGGGGCCGCCATCACGGGTAAGGACGGCGAGACCTACCTCGGTGGAGTCAAGGTCAAAGTAGGCCCGATCAGTGCGTCGTACGCCGGCACGATTCGATTCCTCGAGGTCGACGCCGAGACGCGCACGCTCACACTTGAGGCCAAAGGAGCGGACTCGCACGGCAACGGCGACGCCGAGGCCCAGGTCGATCTCGCGGTCGAGTCGATCGGTGACCGTTCGCGGTTGACCCTGAACACCGATCTGGTGATCAGCGGCAAGATCGTCTCGTTCGGCAAGGGCGCGATCGTGGCGGTGTCGAACAAGGTCCTGCAACAGTTCGCCGTCAATCTCGGTGCGCTGCTCAGTGGTTCGGCTACGGCCGAATCAACCCCGCCTTCGGCGGTGAAGGCCGCTGTTCCGAGCCCGATGGACGGCGAATTGAATGCGATGTCTCTGATGCCCGAACCGGTGCGCAAATACGCGCCGATTGCCGGCATCTTCCTCGCCGGAATGGTCGAGGGATGGTTGGTGTCCAGGGCTTTCGGGCGACGGTAG
- a CDS encoding (2Fe-2S)-binding protein, whose product MSNKQLIELNVNGTVHEVITEPRRTLVDVLRHDLQLTGTHVGCEHGVCGACTVLIDGKPARACLTFAAQVENSDIETVESLGNDGELNDLQQAFADHHGLQCGFCTPGFLMLAEGYLADNPDATKEQIREVVASNYCRCTGYQTIVEAIDSCAEQRRCAGCVNGVRK is encoded by the coding sequence ATGAGCAACAAGCAACTGATCGAACTGAACGTCAACGGCACCGTCCACGAGGTGATCACCGAACCACGCCGAACTCTGGTCGATGTACTGCGGCACGACCTGCAGCTCACCGGAACACACGTCGGCTGCGAGCACGGCGTGTGCGGGGCCTGCACCGTGCTGATCGACGGCAAGCCGGCCCGCGCGTGCCTGACGTTCGCAGCGCAGGTGGAGAACTCGGACATCGAGACCGTCGAATCGCTCGGCAACGACGGCGAACTGAACGATCTGCAGCAGGCCTTCGCAGACCACCACGGCCTGCAATGCGGCTTCTGCACACCGGGATTCCTGATGCTGGCCGAGGGCTACCTCGCCGACAACCCCGATGCCACCAAGGAACAGATCCGCGAGGTGGTGGCATCGAACTACTGCCGCTGTACCGGATATCAAACCATCGTCGAGGCCATCGACTCGTGCGCCGAGCAGCGCCGCTGCGCCGGCTGTGTGAACGGAGTTCGCAAGTGA
- a CDS encoding xanthine dehydrogenase family protein molybdopterin-binding subunit, whose amino-acid sequence MVMERLFERAARELNLDAVEIRRRNVITAFPYTGVNNITYDPGSYLEALNLCEQMLLDGGWYDFQERATADGRHIGIGYSCFSERTGYGSSAFAARKMNVVPGFDISEVRMDTSGTVVVTTGTMSHGQSHETTMAQIVADRLGIDVEQVKIVQGDTDRITYGFGSFASRSITIGGSAVALASNKLGDKLCEIAAHLMETRDDNVELASGRVRQRDDHSKYVTYRDIADVAYLKAQLLPKGVEPGLSATASFDVFNDGTFSNATHGVVVELHEGTGRVEILKYVCVEDCGVAINPKIVEGQCRGGIAQGIAGALFEQVSYDDHGNPLCASFIDYKVPTACEIPDIEIHHLETPCLFTESGAKGAGEGGTIGAPAAVLNAVNDGLRSTGVELNDTPITPVAVQAALAKGRP is encoded by the coding sequence ATGGTGATGGAGCGGCTGTTCGAGCGAGCGGCCCGCGAACTGAACCTCGATGCGGTGGAGATCAGACGGCGCAACGTCATCACCGCTTTCCCCTACACCGGCGTCAACAACATCACCTACGATCCGGGCTCCTACCTCGAGGCACTGAACCTGTGCGAGCAGATGCTACTAGACGGTGGGTGGTACGACTTCCAGGAGCGGGCGACCGCAGACGGCCGACACATCGGCATCGGATACTCGTGCTTCAGCGAGCGAACCGGCTACGGCAGCAGCGCATTCGCGGCCCGCAAGATGAACGTGGTGCCGGGATTCGACATCTCGGAGGTCCGGATGGACACCTCCGGCACGGTGGTCGTGACGACCGGCACAATGAGCCACGGCCAGAGCCACGAGACCACCATGGCGCAGATCGTCGCAGACCGGCTCGGCATCGACGTCGAACAGGTCAAGATCGTGCAGGGCGACACCGACCGCATCACCTACGGCTTCGGGTCGTTCGCCTCCCGCTCGATCACCATCGGCGGTAGCGCGGTGGCGTTGGCGTCGAACAAGCTGGGAGACAAACTGTGTGAGATCGCGGCGCACCTGATGGAGACCCGTGACGACAACGTCGAGCTGGCCTCGGGCCGCGTCCGTCAGCGCGACGACCACTCGAAGTACGTCACCTACCGGGACATCGCCGACGTCGCGTACCTGAAGGCGCAACTGCTACCGAAGGGCGTCGAACCCGGATTGTCCGCGACGGCCAGCTTCGACGTGTTCAACGACGGCACGTTCTCCAACGCCACCCACGGCGTCGTGGTGGAGTTGCACGAGGGCACCGGCCGAGTGGAGATTCTGAAGTACGTGTGCGTCGAGGACTGCGGCGTCGCCATCAACCCCAAGATCGTCGAAGGCCAGTGCCGGGGCGGAATCGCCCAGGGCATCGCCGGCGCGTTGTTCGAGCAGGTCTCGTACGACGACCACGGAAACCCACTGTGCGCCAGCTTCATCGACTACAAGGTGCCCACCGCCTGCGAGATCCCCGACATCGAGATCCATCACCTCGAAACGCCATGCCTGTTCACCGAATCCGGAGCCAAGGGAGCCGGTGAGGGCGGCACGATCGGGGCACCCGCCGCCGTGCTCAACGCCGTCAACGACGGATTGCGTTCCACCGGAGTCGAACTGAACGACACACCGATCACCCCTGTGGCAGTACAGGCAGCACTGGCGAAGGGAAGGCCATGA
- a CDS encoding xanthine dehydrogenase family protein subunit M: protein MRLLAELGEDAKIIAGGQSLVAMMNFRLARPGHLIDVGGLNTLRYIRRESDGLHIGALTTHHDVESGHVGTDFAVLRDAMRWVGHYPIRTRGTVGGSIAHADATAEWCLLAILLDARIVVESVRGRRTVEADAFFFGYYSTDLAFDEMIVEIVFPNPAPHAAVTEYAERQGDFAIVGAAVSLDLDGVAVVGGRVALAGVGATPMRSPAGEAALAAGGTFADCADAAAEALELEDEGMFTAEYRRTLVRTLVAEACSDALVSQGVPT, encoded by the coding sequence GTGCGGCTGCTGGCCGAGCTGGGCGAGGACGCGAAGATCATCGCCGGAGGCCAGTCCTTGGTCGCCATGATGAACTTCCGCCTCGCCCGGCCCGGGCACCTGATCGACGTGGGTGGGTTGAACACTCTGCGATACATCCGCCGAGAATCCGACGGCCTGCACATCGGAGCGCTCACCACCCACCACGACGTCGAATCCGGTCACGTGGGAACGGACTTCGCTGTTCTTCGCGACGCCATGCGGTGGGTGGGGCACTACCCGATCCGTACCCGCGGCACCGTCGGGGGCAGCATCGCCCATGCGGACGCCACCGCAGAATGGTGCCTGCTCGCCATCCTGCTCGACGCCCGGATCGTCGTCGAGAGCGTGCGGGGGCGGCGAACCGTCGAGGCGGACGCGTTCTTCTTCGGGTACTACTCCACCGATCTCGCGTTCGACGAGATGATCGTCGAGATCGTGTTCCCGAACCCGGCACCGCACGCAGCAGTGACCGAATATGCCGAGCGACAGGGCGATTTCGCGATCGTGGGTGCAGCGGTGTCCCTCGATCTCGACGGGGTGGCCGTGGTCGGCGGACGCGTCGCCCTCGCGGGCGTCGGCGCGACGCCGATGCGATCGCCGGCAGGCGAGGCCGCGCTCGCCGCCGGTGGAACGTTCGCCGACTGCGCGGACGCCGCAGCCGAAGCACTGGAACTGGAGGACGAGGGCATGTTCACCGCAGAGTACCGCCGCACCCTGGTGCGCACGTTGGTCGCCGAAGCCTGCAGCGACGCACTGGTCTCGCAGGGGGTGCCCACATGA